The following are encoded in a window of Brevibacillus sp. DP1.3A genomic DNA:
- a CDS encoding DUF1254 domain-containing protein — MKKAGLFITALSVLTSMATGSAYANENKQYHAGSVQPQASATPNSAPLVQAPYRTNLAYSVGVDAYIYGYTLVEMARTMQQFTEKTPLNTFHHDKVLADASFKDFVKPNNDTLYSTAWLDLSKGPQVLSYPKIDRYFTLQMMDAYSNSFKYIGGSKLDEYKGGKVVIVGPKWEGKLPSNVEVVRAPTDMLWILGRTFVNGEKDLLNVYKIQEGYRLASLDANQKPGAIDLPKIESADFDDPSKFYPLLAELMKLNPPPQRDEAFLSKLEFIRLDYQAGTFHANNDPVVWEGLTKAVKDAKEIIKNSIGILQRPNNGNWRVNNERVGIYDTYYLNRAMVAMHGIGANTPEEAVYASTRVDDGGTPLVGQKKYVIHFEKEQIPPTKSFWSLSLYNFENHFIDNELDRYSIGDRTEGLKYNEDGSLDIYIQSTPPKGKETNWLPSPTSTTAPNFSLVVRIYTPDESLQENTFVIPAIKVVNE; from the coding sequence GTGAAAAAGGCAGGACTGTTCATTACAGCATTGAGTGTACTGACATCAATGGCAACGGGTAGTGCATATGCAAACGAAAACAAGCAATATCATGCAGGAAGTGTTCAGCCACAAGCTTCGGCCACACCAAATTCCGCGCCACTCGTGCAAGCTCCGTACCGAACCAATTTGGCGTACAGTGTAGGGGTTGATGCATATATTTACGGTTATACCCTAGTGGAAATGGCAAGAACGATGCAGCAGTTCACAGAGAAAACCCCTTTAAACACATTCCATCACGACAAGGTGTTGGCAGATGCAAGTTTCAAAGATTTTGTCAAACCGAACAATGACACGTTGTACTCGACAGCATGGCTGGATTTATCAAAAGGTCCGCAAGTGTTGAGCTATCCCAAAATTGATCGATACTTCACCTTGCAAATGATGGATGCCTACAGCAACTCATTCAAGTATATTGGTGGGTCCAAACTGGATGAATATAAAGGTGGAAAAGTAGTAATTGTGGGACCGAAGTGGGAAGGAAAGCTGCCAAGTAACGTAGAGGTCGTTCGGGCACCTACGGACATGCTTTGGATTCTTGGTAGAACATTTGTGAATGGCGAAAAAGACTTGCTCAACGTTTATAAAATTCAAGAAGGGTATAGGCTAGCGTCCTTGGATGCTAACCAGAAACCGGGGGCGATCGATCTGCCCAAAATAGAATCGGCGGATTTCGATGATCCGTCAAAATTTTACCCATTACTCGCCGAATTGATGAAGCTTAACCCGCCACCACAAAGGGACGAAGCTTTCCTAAGCAAGCTTGAGTTCATCCGCTTGGATTATCAGGCAGGGACATTTCACGCAAACAATGATCCTGTTGTATGGGAAGGGTTGACGAAAGCAGTAAAAGATGCAAAAGAGATCATAAAAAATTCCATCGGTATTCTGCAAAGACCCAACAATGGAAATTGGCGAGTAAACAATGAGCGAGTGGGTATTTATGATACCTATTATTTAAATAGAGCCATGGTTGCCATGCATGGAATTGGTGCCAATACACCGGAAGAAGCTGTTTATGCATCAACTCGTGTGGATGATGGCGGGACTCCGTTGGTCGGACAGAAAAAATACGTGATTCATTTTGAAAAAGAGCAGATCCCTCCGACAAAATCGTTCTGGTCGCTTAGTCTATACAATTTTGAAAATCACTTTATCGATAATGAGTTGGACCGCTATTCCATTGGCGATCGCACGGAAGGGCTGAAATACAATGAGGATGGTTCGCTGGATATCTACATTCAAAGCACACCACCGAAGGGCAAAGAGACTAACTGGCTGCCATCGCCTACCTCAACGACAGCTCCAAATTTTAGTTTGGTAGTAAGAATCTACACCCCGGATGAGTCTTTACAGGAGAATACCTTTGTCATACCGGCTATCAAAGTAGTGAATGAGTAA